A window from Equus caballus isolate H_3958 breed thoroughbred chromosome 8, TB-T2T, whole genome shotgun sequence encodes these proteins:
- the SERPINB11 gene encoding serpin B11 isoform X1 — MKREGQKVKALYFLLRDTAPVSPAKLSTSPLESNKGSAWHKMDSLSRANVEFCLDMFKELNSNNAGDNIFFSPLSLLYALSMILLGARGNSAEQMEKVLHFNHIAGSLKPRFTGSSKCSQTGNIHSEFGVLFSQINQPDSNYTLSIANRLYGTKAMAFHQQYLSCSEKLYQATPQTVDFERSTEETRKTINAWVESKTNGKITNLFGKGTIDPSCVMVLVNAIYFKGQWQNKFQERETVKTPFRLSEGKSVIVEMMYQTGTFKLAFIKEPQIQVLELPYVNNKLSMIILLPVGTANLEQIEKQLNVKTFYEWTSSSNMMEREVEVHIPRFKLEIKYELNSLLKSLGMTDIFNQIKADLSGISPAKGLYLSKVIHKSYVDVNEEGTEAAAATGDSFIVKRLPIRAKFVANHPFLFFIRHIQTNTILFCGKLASP; from the exons ATGAAAAGGGAGGGGCAAAAAGTAAAGGCTTTATATTTCCTCCTGAGGGACACAGCTCCAGTCTCACCTGCCAAACTGTCCACGTCACCACTGGAAAGCAACAAAG GTAGTGCTTGGCATAAAATGGATTCCCTCAGCAGAGCAAATGTTGAATTTTGCCTTGATATGTTCAAAGAGCTGAACAGTAACAATGCAGGAGATAACatcttcttttccccactgagtcTGCTTTATGCGCTGAGTATGATCCTCCTTGGTGCCAGAGGAAACAGTGCAGAGCAGATGGAAAAG GTGCTTCACTTTAACCATATTGCAGGATCGTTAAAACCAAGGTTTACGGGTTCATCTAAG TGCAGCCAAACTGGAAATATTCATTCAGAGTTTGGAGTCCTATTCTCTCAAATCAACCAGCCAGACTCCAACTACACCCTCAGCATTGCCAACAGACTCTATGGGACAAAGGCAATGGCGTTCCATCAG CAATATTTAAGCTGTTCTGAAAAATTATATCAAGCCACGCCGCAAACTGTTGATTTTGAACGGTCTACAGAAGAAACGAGGAAAACGATTAACGCTTGGGTGGAAAGTAAAACTAATG GAAAAATCACAAACCTCTTTGGAAAGGGCACAATTGACCCTTCCTGTGTAATGGTTCTGGTGAATGCTATATATTTCAAAGGACAATGgcaaaataaatttcaggaaaGAGAGACAGTGAAAACTCCTTTTCGGCTAAGTGAG GGTAAAAGCGTAATTGTGGAAATGATGTATCAAACTGGAACATTTAAACTGGCCTTTATAAAGGAGCCACAGATACAAGTTCTTGAGTTGCCCTACGTTAACAACAAACTAAGCATGATTATTCTGCTTCCAGTAGGCACGGCTAATCTAGAACAG ATAGAAAAGCAGCTGAATGTGAAGACATTTTATGAGTGGACCAGCTCTTCTAACATGATGGAAAGGGAAGTTGAAGTCCACATCCCCCGATTCAAACTGGAAATCAAGTACGAGCTAAATTCCCTCTTAAAATCCCTCGGGATGACAGATATCTTCAACCAGATCAAAGCCGATCTTTCCGGAATATCACCAGCCAAGGGCCTATATTTATCAAAGGTCATCCACAAGTCGTATGTGGATGTCAACGAAGAGGGCACTGAGGCAGCAGCAGCCACTGGCGACAGCTTCATCGTAAAAAGACTCCCCATCCGAGCTAAGTTCGTGGCAAATCACCCCTTCCTGTTCTTCATAAGGCACATTCAAACCAACACGATTCTCTTCTGTGGCAAGCTTGCCTCTCCCTAA
- the SERPINB11 gene encoding serpin B11 isoform X2 yields MDSLSRANVEFCLDMFKELNSNNAGDNIFFSPLSLLYALSMILLGARGNSAEQMEKVLHFNHIAGSLKPRFTGSSKCSQTGNIHSEFGVLFSQINQPDSNYTLSIANRLYGTKAMAFHQQYLSCSEKLYQATPQTVDFERSTEETRKTINAWVESKTNGKITNLFGKGTIDPSCVMVLVNAIYFKGQWQNKFQERETVKTPFRLSEGKSVIVEMMYQTGTFKLAFIKEPQIQVLELPYVNNKLSMIILLPVGTANLEQIEKQLNVKTFYEWTSSSNMMEREVEVHIPRFKLEIKYELNSLLKSLGMTDIFNQIKADLSGISPAKGLYLSKVIHKSYVDVNEEGTEAAAATGDSFIVKRLPIRAKFVANHPFLFFIRHIQTNTILFCGKLASP; encoded by the exons ATGGATTCCCTCAGCAGAGCAAATGTTGAATTTTGCCTTGATATGTTCAAAGAGCTGAACAGTAACAATGCAGGAGATAACatcttcttttccccactgagtcTGCTTTATGCGCTGAGTATGATCCTCCTTGGTGCCAGAGGAAACAGTGCAGAGCAGATGGAAAAG GTGCTTCACTTTAACCATATTGCAGGATCGTTAAAACCAAGGTTTACGGGTTCATCTAAG TGCAGCCAAACTGGAAATATTCATTCAGAGTTTGGAGTCCTATTCTCTCAAATCAACCAGCCAGACTCCAACTACACCCTCAGCATTGCCAACAGACTCTATGGGACAAAGGCAATGGCGTTCCATCAG CAATATTTAAGCTGTTCTGAAAAATTATATCAAGCCACGCCGCAAACTGTTGATTTTGAACGGTCTACAGAAGAAACGAGGAAAACGATTAACGCTTGGGTGGAAAGTAAAACTAATG GAAAAATCACAAACCTCTTTGGAAAGGGCACAATTGACCCTTCCTGTGTAATGGTTCTGGTGAATGCTATATATTTCAAAGGACAATGgcaaaataaatttcaggaaaGAGAGACAGTGAAAACTCCTTTTCGGCTAAGTGAG GGTAAAAGCGTAATTGTGGAAATGATGTATCAAACTGGAACATTTAAACTGGCCTTTATAAAGGAGCCACAGATACAAGTTCTTGAGTTGCCCTACGTTAACAACAAACTAAGCATGATTATTCTGCTTCCAGTAGGCACGGCTAATCTAGAACAG ATAGAAAAGCAGCTGAATGTGAAGACATTTTATGAGTGGACCAGCTCTTCTAACATGATGGAAAGGGAAGTTGAAGTCCACATCCCCCGATTCAAACTGGAAATCAAGTACGAGCTAAATTCCCTCTTAAAATCCCTCGGGATGACAGATATCTTCAACCAGATCAAAGCCGATCTTTCCGGAATATCACCAGCCAAGGGCCTATATTTATCAAAGGTCATCCACAAGTCGTATGTGGATGTCAACGAAGAGGGCACTGAGGCAGCAGCAGCCACTGGCGACAGCTTCATCGTAAAAAGACTCCCCATCCGAGCTAAGTTCGTGGCAAATCACCCCTTCCTGTTCTTCATAAGGCACATTCAAACCAACACGATTCTCTTCTGTGGCAAGCTTGCCTCTCCCTAA